The following coding sequences lie in one Zingiber officinale cultivar Zhangliang chromosome 2B, Zo_v1.1, whole genome shotgun sequence genomic window:
- the LOC122047112 gene encoding WAT1-related protein At4g08290-like isoform X2, translating to MATVKEYGVAAGMVSAQVVFATTLLLSRYLFTHGMSFYAFVLYRQMTSTLVISPIFFYINRRRRPCVRWKNVKQIFLLAFLILEELNIMKRDGQVKILGIMLGLGGAMVMTFFKGHHENRHLQQLGLNIESFPLSLVLKFLGQSGGNFILGAFIAIIGCSSCSAYLLYQETIIEEYPCKLSLSFLINLMGLLQCAVVSLILEKPSALNLQWNMQLLLIVCIGICMGAERFIIIMCVKAKGAVYVSAFNPLSTVIVAILEPLLLHEQLTWSSLTGMTMVIVGLYLYIWVKAKESPHDSSEHEDPRETWNTNCQVSSNQQPLLATTIL from the exons ATGGCGACTGTGAAGGAGTACGGTGTGGCCGCCGGAATGGTTTCAGCGCAGGTGGTCTTCGCCACCACGTTACTCCTCTCCCGCTACCTCTTCACCCACGGCATGAGCTTCTACGCCTTCGTCTTGTACCGCCAGATGACATCAACCCTCGTCATCTCCCCTATTTTTTTCTACATCAACAG AAGGAGGAGGCCTTGCGTTCGGTGGAAAAATGTGAAGCAGATCTTTCTACTTGCGTTTTTGAT ATTGGAGGAATTAAATATAATGAAAAGGGATGGGCAAGTGAAGATCCTAGGAATAATGCTAGGTTTAGGAGGGGCAATGGTGATGACCTTCTTCAAGGGCCATCATGAAAACCGACATCTACAACAATTAGGATTAAACATAGAGTCATTTCCCTTGTCGCTAGTGCTCAAATTCCTTGGCCAAAGTGGTGGTAACTTCATATTGGGAGCCTTTATTGCCATCATTGGGTGTTCCTCCTGCTCAGCTTATCTACTTTACCAG GAGACAATAATTGAAGAATACCCTTGTAAACTCTCCCTCTCGTTCCTGATCAACTTAATGGGCCTCCTCCAGTGTGCAGTTGTTTCACTCATATTGGAGAAGCCCTCAGCCCTAAATTTGCAGTGGAACATGCAGCTCCTTCTCATTGTTTGCATT GGAATTTGCATGGGTGCAGAAAGATTCATCATAATAATGTGTGTGAAGGCAAAGGGTGCAGTCTATGTTTCAGCTTTCAATCCCCTGAGTACAGTGATAGTGGCCATTCTTGAGCCTTTGCTACTGCATGAACAGCTCACCTGGAGCAG CTTGACTGGCATGACAATGGTTATTGTTGGCCTATACTTGTACATTTGGGTGAAGGCTAAGGAATCACCTCATGACTCTAGCGAACATGAAGATCCAAGAGAAACATGGAACACTAACTGTCAGGTATCAAGCAACCAACAACCCTTGTTAGCCACAACCATTTTGTAA
- the LOC122047112 gene encoding WAT1-related protein At4g08290-like isoform X1 — MATVKEYGVAAGMVSAQVVFATTLLLSRYLFTHGMSFYAFVLYRQMTSTLVISPIFFYINRRRRPCVRWKNVKQIFLLAFLIVTLNQMLHNAGTALTSSIFVGTMNNLIPSITFLLAYLLRLEELNIMKRDGQVKILGIMLGLGGAMVMTFFKGHHENRHLQQLGLNIESFPLSLVLKFLGQSGGNFILGAFIAIIGCSSCSAYLLYQETIIEEYPCKLSLSFLINLMGLLQCAVVSLILEKPSALNLQWNMQLLLIVCIGICMGAERFIIIMCVKAKGAVYVSAFNPLSTVIVAILEPLLLHEQLTWSSLTGMTMVIVGLYLYIWVKAKESPHDSSEHEDPRETWNTNCQVSSNQQPLLATTIL, encoded by the exons ATGGCGACTGTGAAGGAGTACGGTGTGGCCGCCGGAATGGTTTCAGCGCAGGTGGTCTTCGCCACCACGTTACTCCTCTCCCGCTACCTCTTCACCCACGGCATGAGCTTCTACGCCTTCGTCTTGTACCGCCAGATGACATCAACCCTCGTCATCTCCCCTATTTTTTTCTACATCAACAG AAGGAGGAGGCCTTGCGTTCGGTGGAAAAATGTGAAGCAGATCTTTCTACTTGCGTTTTTGAT AGTAACATTGAATCAAATGTTGCATAATGCTGGTACCGCACTCACTTCCTCCATCTTTGTCGGCACTATGAACAATCTCATTCCTTCAATTACTTTCTTGCTAGCCTATCTGCTCAG ATTGGAGGAATTAAATATAATGAAAAGGGATGGGCAAGTGAAGATCCTAGGAATAATGCTAGGTTTAGGAGGGGCAATGGTGATGACCTTCTTCAAGGGCCATCATGAAAACCGACATCTACAACAATTAGGATTAAACATAGAGTCATTTCCCTTGTCGCTAGTGCTCAAATTCCTTGGCCAAAGTGGTGGTAACTTCATATTGGGAGCCTTTATTGCCATCATTGGGTGTTCCTCCTGCTCAGCTTATCTACTTTACCAG GAGACAATAATTGAAGAATACCCTTGTAAACTCTCCCTCTCGTTCCTGATCAACTTAATGGGCCTCCTCCAGTGTGCAGTTGTTTCACTCATATTGGAGAAGCCCTCAGCCCTAAATTTGCAGTGGAACATGCAGCTCCTTCTCATTGTTTGCATT GGAATTTGCATGGGTGCAGAAAGATTCATCATAATAATGTGTGTGAAGGCAAAGGGTGCAGTCTATGTTTCAGCTTTCAATCCCCTGAGTACAGTGATAGTGGCCATTCTTGAGCCTTTGCTACTGCATGAACAGCTCACCTGGAGCAG CTTGACTGGCATGACAATGGTTATTGTTGGCCTATACTTGTACATTTGGGTGAAGGCTAAGGAATCACCTCATGACTCTAGCGAACATGAAGATCCAAGAGAAACATGGAACACTAACTGTCAGGTATCAAGCAACCAACAACCCTTGTTAGCCACAACCATTTTGTAA
- the LOC122047112 gene encoding WAT1-related protein At4g08290-like isoform X3: MATVKEYGVAAGMVSAQVVFATTLLLSRYLFTHGMSFYAFVLYRQMTSTLVISPIFFYINRRRRPCVRWKNVKQIFLLAFLIVTLNQMLHNAGTALTSSIFVGTMNNLIPSITFLLAYLLRLEELNIMKRDGQVKILGIMLGLGGAMVMTFFKGHHENRHLQQLGLNIESFPLSLVLKFLGQSGGNFILGAFIAIIGCSSCSAYLLYQETIIEEYPCKLSLSFLINLMGLLQCAVVSLILEKPSALNLQWNMQLLLIVCIGICMGAERFIIIMCVKAKGAVYVSAFNPLSTVIVAILEPLLLHEQLTWSSQKIEMK, from the exons ATGGCGACTGTGAAGGAGTACGGTGTGGCCGCCGGAATGGTTTCAGCGCAGGTGGTCTTCGCCACCACGTTACTCCTCTCCCGCTACCTCTTCACCCACGGCATGAGCTTCTACGCCTTCGTCTTGTACCGCCAGATGACATCAACCCTCGTCATCTCCCCTATTTTTTTCTACATCAACAG AAGGAGGAGGCCTTGCGTTCGGTGGAAAAATGTGAAGCAGATCTTTCTACTTGCGTTTTTGAT AGTAACATTGAATCAAATGTTGCATAATGCTGGTACCGCACTCACTTCCTCCATCTTTGTCGGCACTATGAACAATCTCATTCCTTCAATTACTTTCTTGCTAGCCTATCTGCTCAG ATTGGAGGAATTAAATATAATGAAAAGGGATGGGCAAGTGAAGATCCTAGGAATAATGCTAGGTTTAGGAGGGGCAATGGTGATGACCTTCTTCAAGGGCCATCATGAAAACCGACATCTACAACAATTAGGATTAAACATAGAGTCATTTCCCTTGTCGCTAGTGCTCAAATTCCTTGGCCAAAGTGGTGGTAACTTCATATTGGGAGCCTTTATTGCCATCATTGGGTGTTCCTCCTGCTCAGCTTATCTACTTTACCAG GAGACAATAATTGAAGAATACCCTTGTAAACTCTCCCTCTCGTTCCTGATCAACTTAATGGGCCTCCTCCAGTGTGCAGTTGTTTCACTCATATTGGAGAAGCCCTCAGCCCTAAATTTGCAGTGGAACATGCAGCTCCTTCTCATTGTTTGCATT GGAATTTGCATGGGTGCAGAAAGATTCATCATAATAATGTGTGTGAAGGCAAAGGGTGCAGTCTATGTTTCAGCTTTCAATCCCCTGAGTACAGTGATAGTGGCCATTCTTGAGCCTTTGCTACTGCATGAACAGCTCACCTGGAGCAG CCAAAAAATAGAAATGAAATGA
- the LOC122047114 gene encoding exosome complex component RRP42-like translates to MVGLSLGEKQFIHGGIAQDLRTDGRKRLHYRPISIETGVIPQANGSARVRLGATDVIVSIKAELGKPSSLQPDKGKVAIFVDCSSTAAPMFEGRGGEELSSELSVALQRCLLGGKSGAGAGIDPSSLVIVEGKLCWDLYIDGLVVSSDGNLLDALGAAIKVALSNTGIPKVTVILGPSPNDQPDVDLSDEEFLQFDTTGVPVIVTLTKVGRHYIADATLEEESQMSSAMSVSLNRHGHICGLTKRGGAGLDPSVVLDMISVAQHVGEQLMSMLDSEIAAAEAAAVQEQ, encoded by the exons ATGGTAGGCCTTTCTCTAGGAGAGAAGCAATTCATACATGGTGGGATTGCTCAGGACCTCCGCACGGACGGTCGAAAAAGACTCCATTACCGACCCATCTCGATCGAGACAGGAGTCATTCCTCAG GCGAATGGGTCTGCACGAGTTAGATTGGGAGCAACAGATGTTATTGTTAGCATTAAG GCAGAATTGGGGAAGCCAAGCTCTCTACAACCGGATAAAGGAAAAGTTGCTATTTTTGTTGACTGCAGTTCGACAGCAGCACCAATGTTTGAG GGAAGGGGAGGTGAAGAACTATCTTCAGAACTCTCAGTTGCTCTTCAGAGATGTTTACTAGGTGGTAAGAGCGGAGCAG GGGCTGGGATCGATCCCTCATCCCTTGTCATTGTCGAGGGTAAGCTGTGCTGGGATTTGTACATTGATGGCCTAGTTGTCAGTTCAGATGGAAATCTACTTGATGCATTAGGCGCTGCAATCAAG GTAGCTTTAAGTAATACAGGCATCCCAAAGGTCACTGTCATTCTTGGACCTTCACCAAATGACCAACCAGATGTCGATCTTAGCGATGAAGAGTTCTTGCAGTTTGACACTACCGGAGTCCCTGTTATAGTTACCCTGACTAAG GTCGGTCGCCACTACATTGCTGATGCGACTTTGGAAGAGGAGTCTCAAATGAGCTCCGCTATGTCTGTCTCCTTGAATAGGCATGGACATATATGTGGACTGACGAAGCGAGGCGGTGCTGGCTTGGACCCAAGTGTTGTTCTTGACATGATTTCAGTCGCACAGCATGTAGGCGAGCAACTGATGTCTATGCTCGATTCAGAGATCGCCGCTGCAGAGGCAGCTGCAGTCCAGGAACAATGA
- the LOC122047115 gene encoding uncharacterized protein YwbO-like isoform X2, which produces MAHSTGEKKLISIDVSSDTVCPWCFIGKQNLQKAIDSAKDRFNFEVRWHPFFLNPDAPKEGINKTDFYKQKFGASQYEAMMSRMTKIFNSLGFEYDTSGLTGSTLDSHRLITFSASQGYDKQNALVEELFLNYFCQGKYIGDRKVLLDAAQKVGIEGASELLHDPTKGIEEVNEELEKYSSRINGVPHFVINEKYKISGGQPPEVFLRAFQAAADDDSRQ; this is translated from the exons ATGGCACATTCAACAGGTGAAAAGAAGCTTATCAGTATCGACGTTAGTTCCGACACTGTCTGCCCTTGGTGTTTTATTGGAAAACAGAACCTTCAAAAGGCCATAGATTCAGCAAAAGATCGATTTAACTTTGAG GTTCGGTGGCATCCATTTTTTCTCAACCCTGATGCACCCAAAGAAGGAATTAACAAGACAGACTTCTATAAACAGAAGTTTGGAGCTTCACAGTATGAGGCGATGATGTCTAGGATGACAAAG ATATTTAATAGCCTTGGATTTGAGTATGATACCTCTGGGTTAAC GGGAAGTACACTGGATAGTCACAGGCTTATAACATTTTCTGCAAGCCAAGGTTATGATAAACAAAATGCTCTTGTAGAGGAGTTGTTCCTCAACTACTTCTGTCAAGGAAAGTATATTGGAGATCG GAAAGTTCTATTGGATGCTGCTCAGAAGGTTGGCATAGAAGGAGCTTCAGAATTGCTCCACGACCCAACAAAAGGGATAGAGGAG GTCAATGAAGAGCTTGAAAAGTATTCTTCTCGCATCAATGGAGTTCCCCACTTTGTG ATTAATGAAAAATACAAGATCAGCGGTGGACAGCCTCCTGAGGTGTTCCTGCGAGCATTTCAAGCAGCTGCAGATGATGATTCCcgacaatga
- the LOC122047115 gene encoding uncharacterized protein YwbO-like isoform X1: protein MLMKGFNKDNCSIRSMAHSTGEKKLISIDVSSDTVCPWCFIGKQNLQKAIDSAKDRFNFEVRWHPFFLNPDAPKEGINKTDFYKQKFGASQYEAMMSRMTKIFNSLGFEYDTSGLTGSTLDSHRLITFSASQGYDKQNALVEELFLNYFCQGKYIGDRKVLLDAAQKVGIEGASELLHDPTKGIEEVNEELEKYSSRINGVPHFVINEKYKISGGQPPEVFLRAFQAAADDDSRQ from the exons ATGTTAATGAAGGGATTTAACAAAGACAACTG TTCTATCAGATCAATGGCACATTCAACAGGTGAAAAGAAGCTTATCAGTATCGACGTTAGTTCCGACACTGTCTGCCCTTGGTGTTTTATTGGAAAACAGAACCTTCAAAAGGCCATAGATTCAGCAAAAGATCGATTTAACTTTGAG GTTCGGTGGCATCCATTTTTTCTCAACCCTGATGCACCCAAAGAAGGAATTAACAAGACAGACTTCTATAAACAGAAGTTTGGAGCTTCACAGTATGAGGCGATGATGTCTAGGATGACAAAG ATATTTAATAGCCTTGGATTTGAGTATGATACCTCTGGGTTAAC GGGAAGTACACTGGATAGTCACAGGCTTATAACATTTTCTGCAAGCCAAGGTTATGATAAACAAAATGCTCTTGTAGAGGAGTTGTTCCTCAACTACTTCTGTCAAGGAAAGTATATTGGAGATCG GAAAGTTCTATTGGATGCTGCTCAGAAGGTTGGCATAGAAGGAGCTTCAGAATTGCTCCACGACCCAACAAAAGGGATAGAGGAG GTCAATGAAGAGCTTGAAAAGTATTCTTCTCGCATCAATGGAGTTCCCCACTTTGTG ATTAATGAAAAATACAAGATCAGCGGTGGACAGCCTCCTGAGGTGTTCCTGCGAGCATTTCAAGCAGCTGCAGATGATGATTCCcgacaatga